In Dyadobacter sp. NIV53, a single window of DNA contains:
- a CDS encoding PfkB family carbohydrate kinase: MALVEMDQNRIAYILDKISSVRIAVYGDFCLDCYWIMDKRGSEISIETGLKADAVARHYYTPGGAGNVVANLSALKPAAIKVIGTIGNDMHGRELTSQLQSLGADTSSLFVQENHFNTYSYLKRHVDGNEEPRIDFGVYNERSEATDVKILNALESALKENDALIFNQQVIGSINNDAFITEANSIFKKYPDKIVMLDSRHFNELFNNTYLKANDREIASLVGVIVNPDEIIPIADVKKYGREIFEKSQKPVFVTCGDRGIIAFDAYGYYEIQGLQLKNKLDTVGAGDTAISAITLCLAAGLSVKEAAQIANFAAAVTVQKLYTTGTASGEEILRTGHEPDYVFNSDLAVNERSAIYITDTEFELCEPNVSENLGHIRHAVFDHDGTISSLRQGWEEIMEPVMMKSILGNLHDTVDAGTYQKVMKIVKEFIYKTTGIQTIYQMEGLVNLVREFGFVPENQILDKFQYKELYNAGLMEMVNKRMIKLAEGELIQEDFTIKGAVSFLHELRDRGVTLYLASGTDVDDVKNEANALGYADLFNGGIYGALKEYTRFSKKMIIEKIIQDNQLKGNELAVFGDGPDEIREGRRAGGISVGITSNELQRFGHNPAKRPRLVKAGAQLLIPDFSQYRKLVSLLFSERRVDAGLHILGF; the protein is encoded by the coding sequence ATGGCATTAGTTGAAATGGATCAGAACCGCATTGCCTATATTCTTGATAAAATTTCTTCGGTCAGAATTGCCGTATATGGCGATTTTTGCCTCGACTGTTACTGGATCATGGATAAACGTGGTTCAGAAATTTCAATAGAAACCGGCCTGAAAGCAGACGCAGTTGCACGGCATTATTATACACCAGGCGGAGCAGGTAATGTAGTTGCAAACTTATCGGCTTTAAAACCAGCAGCCATCAAAGTGATTGGTACTATCGGCAATGACATGCATGGCCGTGAGCTGACTTCACAATTACAATCCCTGGGAGCAGATACTTCTTCGCTTTTCGTGCAGGAAAATCATTTCAATACGTATAGTTATCTGAAACGGCATGTTGATGGAAATGAAGAACCCCGAATTGACTTTGGTGTATATAATGAACGGAGTGAAGCCACGGATGTAAAAATACTCAATGCACTGGAATCAGCATTGAAGGAAAATGATGCACTTATTTTTAACCAGCAGGTAATAGGAAGTATTAACAATGATGCATTTATAACAGAAGCCAACAGCATTTTTAAAAAATATCCAGATAAAATCGTGATGCTCGATTCGCGCCATTTTAACGAACTTTTCAACAATACTTACCTTAAAGCCAATGACAGGGAAATAGCTTCACTTGTTGGTGTAATAGTAAATCCGGATGAAATTATTCCCATTGCTGATGTAAAAAAATACGGCAGGGAAATTTTTGAAAAATCGCAAAAACCGGTGTTTGTTACCTGCGGAGATAGAGGTATTATCGCTTTTGATGCTTATGGATATTATGAAATACAGGGTTTGCAGCTTAAAAACAAACTGGATACAGTAGGTGCCGGCGACACGGCTATCAGTGCAATAACACTCTGCCTGGCAGCCGGATTATCCGTAAAAGAGGCGGCTCAGATTGCCAATTTCGCAGCCGCCGTTACGGTTCAGAAGCTGTACACGACGGGAACAGCTTCGGGTGAAGAAATATTAAGAACAGGCCACGAACCTGATTACGTTTTCAATTCAGATCTTGCTGTAAATGAGCGAAGTGCAATATATATAACAGATACTGAATTTGAACTTTGCGAACCAAACGTCAGTGAAAACCTGGGACATATACGCCATGCCGTTTTTGACCATGATGGTACGATCAGTTCACTAAGGCAGGGCTGGGAAGAAATTATGGAACCGGTTATGATGAAATCTATTTTAGGAAATCTACATGACACTGTTGATGCCGGTACTTACCAGAAGGTAATGAAAATAGTAAAGGAATTTATTTATAAAACCACCGGAATACAGACGATCTATCAGATGGAAGGATTGGTGAATCTGGTACGGGAGTTTGGATTTGTCCCTGAAAATCAGATTCTTGATAAATTTCAGTACAAAGAATTATACAATGCCGGATTGATGGAAATGGTGAATAAACGTATGATTAAACTGGCTGAGGGGGAATTGATACAGGAAGATTTTACTATAAAAGGAGCCGTTTCGTTTCTTCACGAATTAAGAGATCGCGGTGTGACATTGTATCTGGCAAGTGGAACGGATGTAGATGACGTAAAAAATGAAGCAAACGCGCTTGGTTATGCCGACTTGTTTAATGGCGGAATTTATGGCGCCCTGAAAGAGTATACCCGGTTTTCCAAGAAAATGATCATTGAAAAAATCATTCAGGATAATCAGTTGAAAGGAAATGAGCTGGCTGTTTTTGGTGATGGCCCCGATGAAATAAGAGAAGGCAGGCGTGCAGGCGGAATTTCTGTGGGCATTACCAGCAACGAATTACAGCGGTTTGGACACAACCCAGCCAAACGCCCAAGGCTTGTGAAAGCCGGTGCGCAGTTGTTGATCCCTGATTTTTCACAATACAGAAAACTGGTTTCGCTGCTTTTTTCAGAAAGAAGAGTTGATGCAGGGCTACATATCCTGGGATTTTAA
- a CDS encoding RNA polymerase sigma factor: MAQPNESTLRRATQGDESAFAEVYNYYKGPALRFSISLLKDEEEAENMIQDVFVKIWIKRAQIKPEHNFSSYLFTCLRNMAFDHFKKMEKSEQLRKQFMEAMVSGTEDEKEEKERRMSLVQNAVDSLSIKRRLILKLNIEEGKSYQEIAEFLRISKNTVKNQLVKAKQILREKVDFATA, translated from the coding sequence GTGGCCCAGCCAAACGAAAGTACCCTCAGAAGAGCAACGCAAGGCGATGAATCAGCCTTTGCAGAAGTTTACAATTATTATAAAGGACCTGCCTTAAGGTTTTCTATTTCTTTGTTGAAGGACGAAGAGGAAGCTGAAAATATGATCCAGGACGTATTTGTAAAGATCTGGATCAAGCGTGCGCAGATTAAGCCCGAACATAATTTTAGTTCTTATCTGTTTACCTGCCTAAGAAACATGGCTTTTGACCATTTTAAGAAAATGGAGAAAAGTGAGCAGTTAAGAAAACAGTTTATGGAAGCAATGGTATCTGGTACAGAAGATGAAAAGGAGGAAAAAGAAAGGCGTATGTCGCTGGTACAGAATGCTGTGGATTCTTTATCGATTAAGCGCCGGTTAATTTTAAAACTGAATATTGAAGAGGGGAAATCTTATCAGGAAATTGCAGAATTTCTCAGAATATCAAAGAATACAGTTAAGAACCAGTTAGTAAAAGCGAAACAGATTTTAAGAGAAAAGGTTGATTTCGCAACTGCATAA
- the lgt gene encoding prolipoprotein diacylglyceryl transferase, with protein sequence MISYIIWDANPEIFTIPEFLGLGPFPVRWYGLLFAAGFLIGQQVMIHVFKKEKKPMEDIDALTLYMVISTVVGARIGHFLFYQPEVLFKNPLEVILPPYAGLASHGAIIGIITGLILYSRSRKLSGQTFFWVADRIVIVVALAGCFIRFGNLMNSEIVGRPTNVPWGFIFMKNTEFLQKPRHPAQLYESISCLVLFFILFALWNRFKENTPRGMLVGVFFVWVFTLRFLYEFLKENQEAFEANYALNMGQILSIPAVILGLYFIWQSRQNTNRIVG encoded by the coding sequence ATGATTTCCTATATCATTTGGGATGCCAATCCCGAAATTTTTACAATTCCTGAATTTCTTGGCTTGGGCCCTTTTCCTGTTCGTTGGTATGGCTTACTATTCGCTGCCGGATTTCTGATCGGACAGCAGGTTATGATCCATGTTTTCAAAAAGGAGAAAAAACCAATGGAAGATATTGACGCACTGACACTTTACATGGTTATCTCTACCGTGGTTGGCGCAAGGATCGGGCATTTTTTGTTTTACCAGCCTGAAGTACTGTTTAAAAATCCATTGGAGGTTATTCTGCCACCTTATGCCGGCCTTGCCAGTCATGGTGCAATTATTGGAATTATTACGGGGCTTATACTTTATTCCCGTTCACGTAAACTTTCAGGACAAACATTTTTCTGGGTTGCCGACCGTATCGTGATCGTAGTTGCATTGGCGGGCTGTTTCATACGTTTTGGAAATTTAATGAATTCTGAAATTGTAGGAAGGCCAACAAATGTGCCATGGGGTTTTATTTTTATGAAAAATACGGAGTTTTTGCAAAAACCAAGGCATCCGGCCCAGCTCTACGAATCGATCTCCTGCCTTGTCCTCTTTTTTATACTGTTTGCTCTTTGGAACCGTTTCAAAGAAAATACGCCACGCGGAATGCTCGTTGGAGTATTTTTTGTATGGGTGTTTACTTTAAGGTTTCTGTATGAATTTCTGAAAGAGAATCAGGAAGCCTTTGAAGCAAATTATGCATTAAATATGGGTCAGATTTTGAGTATTCCTGCGGTAATACTGGGTCTTTATTTCATTTGGCAATCACGGCAAAATACCAATCGTATAGTTGGCTAA
- the yidD gene encoding membrane protein insertion efficiency factor YidD, protein MKFLLIGLVRIYQGVLSPYLPNSCRYTPTCSQYMIQAVQKHGAFKGGWMGMKRFARCHPWGGHGHDPVP, encoded by the coding sequence ATGAAATTTTTACTCATAGGTCTGGTGCGTATATATCAGGGTGTGCTGTCGCCATATCTTCCCAATTCCTGCCGGTATACACCCACCTGCTCGCAATACATGATACAGGCGGTACAAAAACACGGTGCTTTCAAGGGCGGATGGATGGGGATGAAACGTTTTGCAAGATGCCATCCCTGGGGAGGACATGGCCATGATCCTGTCCCTTAA
- a CDS encoding MoxR family ATPase: MYLEKIKDVLDEMGKVVVGQDKLLNRLLIGLFTGGHVLLEGVPGLAKTLTINTMAKVLHLDFKRIQFTPDLLPADLIGTMIYKPKIGDYEVKKGPIFSNIILADEVNRSPAKVQSALLEAMQEKQVTIGDETYQLDRPFIVLATQNPVEQEGTYPLPEAQIDRFMMKVYVDYLNKQEELEVMRRMSDINYDYKIRPILNKEDIFAIRENVNKVNISDTLERYIIELVFATRRPLEYGLRDEARYIQFGVSPRATIFLNRAAKALAYLEGRDYVLPEDIKELAPDIMNHRILLNYEAEADNVRTISIIDSILRKVAIG; this comes from the coding sequence ATGTATTTAGAAAAAATAAAGGATGTACTGGACGAAATGGGAAAGGTTGTTGTTGGGCAGGACAAGCTGCTTAACCGTCTTTTAATCGGACTTTTCACCGGCGGCCATGTTCTTCTGGAAGGTGTTCCCGGGCTTGCCAAAACGCTGACCATCAACACCATGGCAAAAGTTTTGCACCTGGATTTCAAACGTATACAATTTACACCTGATCTCTTGCCTGCCGATTTGATCGGGACGATGATCTATAAACCCAAGATCGGCGATTACGAAGTAAAAAAAGGGCCCATATTTTCGAACATTATCCTGGCGGATGAAGTAAACCGCTCTCCTGCCAAGGTACAATCCGCATTGCTGGAAGCTATGCAGGAAAAGCAGGTAACGATTGGTGATGAAACTTATCAGCTCGACCGCCCCTTCATTGTACTCGCTACACAGAATCCCGTTGAACAGGAAGGAACGTATCCACTTCCCGAAGCACAGATTGACCGGTTTATGATGAAAGTCTATGTGGATTATCTCAACAAACAGGAAGAACTGGAAGTAATGCGCCGCATGTCCGATATTAATTACGATTACAAAATAAGGCCGATCCTGAACAAGGAGGACATATTTGCGATTCGCGAAAACGTCAATAAAGTAAATATATCCGATACGCTGGAACGGTATATTATTGAACTTGTCTTTGCTACCCGACGGCCTTTGGAATACGGCCTCCGGGACGAAGCGCGTTACATACAATTTGGGGTTTCACCAAGAGCAACGATATTTTTGAACAGAGCAGCGAAGGCACTAGCTTATCTGGAAGGCCGGGATTATGTGCTGCCTGAGGATATTAAAGAGCTCGCACCAGACATTATGAACCACCGTATTTTACTGAATTATGAAGCGGAAGCAGATAATGTCCGCACCATTTCTATCATTGATTCTATATTAAGAAAAGTTGCAATAGGTTAA
- the prmC gene encoding peptide chain release factor N(5)-glutamine methyltransferase, which yields MTSARQLYQNIVSNIKVYPVKEAQAITFMLLEHYMRLRNIDVLVDRPIAETTAQPDWLSIIARLNNNEPVQHIIGSTEFCGLEFRVSSSVLIPRPETEELVQMVTRDYAEPDKNISILDIGTGSGCIAIVLARFLPHVSVHAWDVSDEALEVARENARQLLADVHFAKQDMLDVTFPLPGDIIQFDCLVSNPPYVTYSEAEHMRPNVLRFEPHEALFVEDNDPLLFYKAIADFGKHHLKPAGKCYVEINEHFGIETKKVFEEREYKNVEILRDIHGKDRFVRAIWDK from the coding sequence ATGACTTCGGCACGTCAGCTATATCAGAATATTGTAAGTAACATTAAAGTATATCCCGTTAAAGAAGCGCAGGCAATTACATTCATGCTGCTGGAACATTACATGCGATTGAGAAACATTGATGTTCTGGTCGACAGGCCTATCGCTGAAACAACTGCACAACCAGACTGGCTTTCTATAATTGCCCGTCTCAACAATAATGAACCTGTTCAGCATATTATCGGATCAACCGAATTTTGTGGTCTTGAATTCAGGGTTTCTTCTTCGGTACTCATTCCTCGCCCTGAAACAGAGGAACTTGTACAAATGGTTACCCGTGATTATGCGGAACCTGATAAAAATATTTCAATTCTGGATATAGGAACCGGCAGTGGCTGTATTGCTATTGTTTTAGCACGTTTTCTTCCCCATGTTTCTGTGCATGCCTGGGATGTATCAGACGAAGCATTAGAAGTAGCCCGTGAAAATGCCCGCCAGTTACTTGCAGATGTACATTTTGCAAAGCAGGATATGCTCGATGTAACCTTTCCATTACCCGGCGACATTATCCAGTTTGACTGTCTGGTGAGTAATCCTCCTTATGTTACCTATTCTGAGGCCGAACATATGAGACCTAATGTGCTCCGTTTTGAGCCGCATGAAGCTTTATTTGTTGAGGATAACGATCCGCTGTTATTTTATAAGGCAATTGCAGATTTTGGAAAACACCATCTGAAACCTGCGGGTAAATGTTATGTGGAAATCAATGAGCATTTTGGCATTGAAACCAAAAAAGTTTTTGAAGAGCGTGAATACAAAAACGTTGAGATCTTACGGGACATTCATGGAAAGGACCGTTTTGTGAGAGCAATCTGGGATAAATAA
- the ribD gene encoding bifunctional diaminohydroxyphosphoribosylaminopyrimidine deaminase/5-amino-6-(5-phosphoribosylamino)uracil reductase RibD: protein MNSDIQWMQRALQLAEYGRGSVSPNPMVGCVVVHNERIIGEGWHRHYGEPHAEVRAIEDVIKRGNEAFLPESTVYVTLEPCSHTGKTPPCADLLVSKNVKRVVVCNGDPNPLVSGRGIDRLQKAGIDVICNVLGVEGSELNKRFFTSFNQNRPYVILKWAETADGFLGHEDGTPLKISGELSSMRVHKWRSEEDSILVGFKTALMDNPKLNVRHWEGRNPVRVVLDRNLLLPETLHLFDKTQPTIIINYKKETPAPTNPERYAENNEISYIQLNPELEEIGPLLEHLHQRKIQSVFVEGGTAVINAFLESGLWDEIRRCQGQKVIGTGVRAPMPQGILTGSEKVQDDLWTFYKRAFTLPRG from the coding sequence ATGAACTCAGATATTCAATGGATGCAGCGGGCTTTACAACTCGCAGAATACGGCCGTGGAAGTGTAAGTCCAAACCCAATGGTAGGCTGTGTGGTGGTACACAATGAGAGGATAATTGGTGAAGGCTGGCATCGCCACTATGGAGAACCTCATGCGGAAGTAAGAGCAATAGAGGATGTGATAAAAAGAGGAAATGAAGCATTTTTGCCGGAATCTACTGTTTATGTAACCTTGGAACCGTGCTCCCATACAGGCAAAACGCCGCCTTGTGCCGATCTGCTGGTCAGTAAAAATGTGAAGCGCGTTGTAGTTTGTAACGGAGATCCGAATCCGCTTGTATCCGGCCGGGGAATTGATCGCTTACAAAAAGCGGGAATAGATGTAATATGTAATGTTTTAGGTGTAGAAGGCTCCGAACTTAATAAAAGATTTTTTACCAGTTTTAACCAAAACCGGCCTTACGTCATATTAAAGTGGGCAGAAACGGCTGATGGTTTTCTGGGACATGAAGATGGTACTCCGTTAAAAATCAGTGGGGAACTTTCGAGTATGCGCGTTCACAAGTGGCGAAGTGAAGAAGATTCGATCCTGGTTGGATTTAAAACTGCCCTGATGGATAATCCAAAATTAAACGTACGGCACTGGGAAGGCAGAAATCCGGTTCGGGTGGTTTTGGATAGAAATTTACTGTTACCGGAAACACTTCATTTGTTTGACAAAACGCAGCCAACCATTATTATTAATTATAAAAAAGAAACGCCAGCTCCTACCAATCCGGAACGTTATGCTGAAAACAACGAAATCTCCTATATTCAGCTTAATCCGGAATTAGAAGAAATCGGCCCGTTACTGGAACATTTACATCAGCGAAAAATTCAGTCTGTATTTGTTGAGGGCGGAACCGCTGTAATAAATGCGTTTTTAGAAAGCGGTTTGTGGGATGAAATCCGCCGGTGCCAGGGTCAAAAAGTGATTGGTACAGGAGTTAGAGCTCCCATGCCACAAGGTATTCTGACCGGTTCGGAAAAAGTGCAGGACGATCTGTGGACTTTTTATAAAAGGGCATTTACACTACCACGCGGCTGA
- a CDS encoding shikimate dehydrogenase: protein MDLYGLIGFPLTHSFSKRYFTDKFIREKIKDSSYNLYEMKSLDGLADLLKNTPDLRGLNVTIPYKQDVIPYLDDLDDASAERIGAVNTIKVFADGSTKGFNTDYYGFRQSLIEWLDRRGETCTNFKALVLGHGGAAKAVEVALQDLHVDYKVVSRQKGTDTFLYEDLTEEIMNTYLLIINTTPLGMFPHVDECPAIPYQFVTKNHYLYDLIYNPAQTQFLKNGAEKGAVLQNGMKMLELQAEKAWDIWSSEEDMWSV from the coding sequence ATGGATTTATACGGTTTAATCGGCTTTCCGCTTACGCATTCATTTTCCAAACGCTACTTTACGGATAAATTTATACGCGAAAAAATAAAGGACAGCAGCTACAATTTATATGAAATGAAAAGCCTGGACGGTCTGGCTGATCTGCTAAAAAACACACCCGATCTGAGAGGTTTAAATGTAACAATTCCTTATAAACAAGATGTAATCCCTTATCTGGATGATCTGGATGATGCTTCGGCTGAAAGAATTGGTGCTGTAAATACCATTAAGGTTTTTGCTGATGGCAGTACAAAAGGTTTTAATACGGACTATTATGGTTTTCGTCAGTCTCTGATAGAATGGCTGGACCGCAGAGGAGAAACATGTACCAATTTTAAAGCGCTGGTTTTAGGCCATGGAGGCGCAGCCAAGGCGGTTGAAGTTGCGTTACAGGATCTTCATGTGGATTACAAAGTAGTATCACGTCAAAAGGGAACCGATACATTTCTTTACGAAGATCTTACCGAGGAAATTATGAATACCTATCTCCTGATTATTAATACGACTCCGTTAGGCATGTTCCCGCATGTGGACGAATGCCCGGCTATTCCTTATCAGTTTGTTACAAAAAACCATTATTTATACGATTTGATATATAACCCGGCTCAAACCCAGTTTCTTAAAAATGGCGCTGAAAAAGGTGCAGTTTTGCAGAACGGCATGAAAATGCTGGAATTGCAAGCCGAAAAAGCATGGGATATATGGTCGTCGGAAGAAGATATGTGGAGCGTTTAG
- a CDS encoding T9SS type A sorting domain-containing protein, translating to MEWHIYPNPSAGIFNVVFQANVNQEINVKVYDLTGRLYFESKVAANGFLQKHQVDLSKSAFSSGLYLIEVSAGLEKQTFKVIKN from the coding sequence ATGGAATGGCATATATATCCGAATCCTTCTGCAGGAATTTTTAATGTGGTTTTTCAGGCAAATGTTAACCAGGAAATAAATGTAAAAGTATATGATCTTACAGGCCGCCTTTATTTTGAATCAAAAGTTGCGGCAAACGGTTTTCTTCAAAAACACCAGGTTGATTTATCCAAGTCAGCTTTTTCATCAGGATTATATCTGATAGAAGTCAGTGCAGGATTGGAAAAGCAGACTTTTAAAGTGATTAAGAATTAG
- a CDS encoding nucleoside hydrolase — protein MYKFIVIFNLLSFSALYAQTSNRQSVSIILDTDIGPDYDDVGAMAVLHALSDRKEAIPLAVISSNKNELVVPTIEVLNTYFGRPELPTGAPKGEGASHGASQKWPEMLVAKYPHKIAKTADAPDAIETYRKILSGQPDNSVTIVTIGFLTNLNNLLNSKPDKISLLSGADLVKKKVKQLVSMAGKFPEGREYNVLVDSVASEKVFANWPTQIIFSGFEIGEKVKTGLKVVANENLKSPVKDVYALAMPLSKNDSDGRMSWDQTAVLVAIRGVQPYFGVKRGKMIVEGGNNKWQDDPMGQHAYLTEAMPFSQITALIEGLMMWEGK, from the coding sequence ATGTATAAATTTATTGTCATTTTTAATCTGTTATCTTTTTCCGCTTTATACGCACAAACCAGCAACAGGCAATCGGTTTCTATTATTCTGGATACCGACATTGGGCCGGATTATGACGATGTTGGGGCAATGGCTGTCTTACATGCACTTTCGGATCGTAAAGAAGCAATTCCGCTTGCAGTTATTTCATCCAATAAAAATGAACTGGTTGTTCCCACCATTGAAGTACTGAATACCTATTTTGGCCGTCCGGAACTACCAACCGGTGCACCAAAAGGAGAAGGCGCAAGCCACGGAGCATCCCAGAAATGGCCAGAAATGCTGGTCGCAAAATATCCGCATAAAATAGCAAAAACCGCTGATGCGCCTGACGCGATAGAAACGTACCGGAAAATCTTATCCGGACAGCCTGATAATAGTGTTACCATTGTTACAATTGGTTTTCTGACAAATCTGAACAATCTTCTGAATTCCAAACCGGATAAAATTTCGCTATTGTCTGGTGCGGATCTGGTAAAAAAGAAAGTAAAACAGTTGGTTTCCATGGCAGGGAAATTTCCGGAAGGACGTGAATATAACGTGCTGGTAGATTCTGTTGCTTCGGAAAAAGTATTCGCAAACTGGCCAACCCAGATTATTTTCAGCGGATTTGAGATTGGAGAAAAAGTGAAAACCGGGCTTAAAGTTGTTGCAAATGAAAATCTGAAAAGCCCTGTAAAAGACGTGTATGCTCTGGCAATGCCGCTGAGTAAAAATGATTCGGATGGCAGAATGAGCTGGGATCAGACGGCAGTACTTGTTGCAATTCGCGGAGTGCAGCCCTATTTTGGTGTAAAACGTGGAAAAATGATCGTGGAAGGCGGCAATAATAAGTGGCAGGATGACCCAATGGGGCAACACGCATACCTGACCGAAGCCATGCCGTTCAGCCAGATCACTGCTTTAATTGAGGGTTTGATGATGTGGGAAGGAAAATGA
- a CDS encoding acyltransferase family protein → MARQIEAGFSRVLSLDTMRGFTIAAMIMVNFPGSEEHVFPTLRHTKWNGLTFTDLIAPVFLFIVGVSIAFAYSRRLQENSPKTELYKKIIIRSLKIFAVGMFLNLLPNFDFPNLRYTGTLHRIAIVFLSCAILFLNTNWKQQVYIGAGILIIYWLVMTLIPTPGMGKVMLDPGNNLAAWIDQQYLPGKMWQGNWDPEGILSTFPSIVSGISGMLAGRLLLSRSSPNEKVNYLVTTGLFVASAGYFWGLIFPVNENLWTSSFVLVTSGFAAMLLGALYFLVDIMDKKRGTKVGVIFGANAIAVYVLADILALLFYISSFDGKTLNQHFVDNLINGGIEPRLASLLYALLFVSVNFIPAYTLYRKRIFIKL, encoded by the coding sequence ATGGCGCGTCAGATTGAAGCAGGATTTTCTCGTGTACTTTCACTGGACACCATGCGTGGGTTTACCATTGCTGCCATGATTATGGTAAACTTCCCGGGAAGTGAGGAGCATGTATTTCCAACACTCCGGCATACCAAATGGAACGGCCTTACTTTTACCGATCTGATAGCTCCCGTTTTTCTGTTTATAGTAGGTGTTTCAATTGCTTTTGCCTATTCCAGAAGATTACAGGAAAACAGCCCTAAGACAGAACTCTACAAAAAGATCATTATCCGCTCTCTCAAAATATTTGCGGTCGGGATGTTCCTGAATTTATTGCCCAACTTTGACTTCCCTAACTTACGTTATACCGGAACCTTGCACCGGATTGCGATCGTATTTTTATCCTGTGCCATATTATTTTTGAATACAAACTGGAAACAGCAGGTGTACATTGGTGCAGGAATATTGATTATATACTGGTTGGTTATGACGCTCATTCCTACACCAGGAATGGGAAAAGTAATGCTGGATCCCGGCAATAATCTGGCCGCTTGGATTGATCAGCAATATCTCCCCGGCAAAATGTGGCAGGGAAACTGGGACCCGGAAGGAATATTAAGCACTTTCCCATCTATAGTTTCCGGTATAAGCGGAATGCTGGCAGGAAGGTTATTATTGAGCAGATCGTCCCCCAATGAAAAAGTAAATTATCTCGTAACTACAGGATTATTTGTTGCCTCGGCCGGATATTTCTGGGGTTTGATTTTTCCGGTAAATGAAAATTTATGGACCAGCTCTTTTGTGCTGGTAACGTCAGGTTTTGCTGCTATGCTATTGGGTGCTCTTTATTTTCTTGTGGATATTATGGATAAAAAGAGAGGAACAAAAGTGGGCGTAATTTTTGGTGCCAATGCAATTGCCGTTTATGTATTAGCCGATATTCTTGCTTTGCTCTTTTACATTTCTTCTTTTGACGGAAAAACACTTAACCAGCATTTTGTTGACAATCTTATCAATGGCGGTATTGAACCCAGGTTGGCCAGTTTACTTTATGCATTGCTTTTTGTTTCGGTCAATTTTATTCCGGCTTATACTCTTTACCGTAAACGGATATTTATTAAGCTTTAA
- a CDS encoding chitobiase/beta-hexosaminidase C-terminal domain-containing protein: MQTEWNIFTNSIAQRNLPKLKYLNGGYNYRLPLPGAIVENGLLKANVDLPGLAIRYTTDGTEPTAQSPLFENPVKVSGSVKLKSFDLSGNSSRTSVVTTK, translated from the coding sequence ATGCAGACGGAATGGAATATATTTACCAATTCTATTGCACAAAGAAATCTTCCGAAATTAAAATATCTGAACGGAGGTTACAATTACAGATTGCCGTTGCCGGGTGCAATTGTTGAAAACGGGCTTTTGAAAGCGAACGTCGATTTGCCGGGACTTGCTATACGGTATACAACCGATGGCACGGAACCGACGGCACAATCACCCTTATTTGAAAATCCCGTAAAAGTATCAGGTTCTGTAAAGCTAAAAAGCTTTGATCTGTCTGGTAATTCGAGCCGGACCAGCGTTGTAACAACAAAATAA